A part of Cryptococcus tetragattii IND107 chromosome 3, whole genome shotgun sequence genomic DNA contains:
- a CDS encoding 4-hydroxybenzoate polyprenyl transferase, producing the protein MLLLSRTRLFPRPHLSSLSLPLPLRPRVLTTSAIRRASPPPVPRVSTELVQPKEQQQLPVPAPTVFDKILPQWAQGAKPYLYLTRLDKPIGSLLLYWPCAWSITMASTVHHLPPTTPLFYMSLFAVGAVIMRGAGCTINDMWDWKMDAKVERTKTRPLAAGDVTQFGALTFLGAQLTAGLAVLTQLNWYSIALGASSLGLVVIYPFMKRITYFPQVVLGFAFNWGALLGWSAVAGAVDWTIAAPMYLGGAAWCVAYDIIYAHQDKKDDVIAGVKSMALRFPDTSRQVISTLSASFVSLLTFTGYMAGLGPLYYLISCGGAAAHLAWQCLSVNFDSRPDCWKKFSSNGWLGGLIWSGIAADYVQQVMFGVPA; encoded by the exons atgctcctcctctcccgcACCCGTCTCTTCCCCCGCCCAcacctttcctccctttctctcccgCTCCCGCTCCGCCCACGCGTGCTCACCACTTCTGCCATCCGCCGCGCCTCTCCCCCGCCTGTCCCCCGCGTCTCCACAGAGCTCGTCCAGCCCAAAGAGCAGCAACAACTCCCAGTGCCTGCACCCACAGTCTTTGACAAAATTCTCCCGCAATGGGCTCAAGGCGCCAAGCCCTACCTCTATCTCACCAGGCTCGATAAACCCATCGgctcccttcttctctactGGCCCTGCG CGTGGTCCATAACAATGGCATCCACCGTGCACCACCTCCCTCCTACCACTCCTCTATTCTACATGTCCCTCTTCGCCGTCGGAGCTGTCATCATGCGAGGTGCAGGATGCACTATCAATGACATGTGGGactggaagatggatgcCAAGGTCG AGAGGACAAAGACAAGACCTTTGGCCGCCGGCGACGTTACTCAGTTCGGCGccctcaccttccttgGCGCTCAGCTTACTGCCGGTCTCGCTGTGCTAACCCAACTCAACTGGTACAG TATCGCCCTGGGAGCGTCCTCGCTAGGATTGGTAGTCATCTACCCCTTCATGAAGCGTATCACATACTTCCCTCAAGTCGTGCTAG GCTTTGCATTCAACTGGGGTGCTCTTCTCGGCTGGTCAGCTGTCGCCGGTGCTGTTGACTGGACAATCGCGGCACCCATGTACCTCGGTGGTGCGGCTTGGTGTGTCGCCTACGACATCATCTACGCTCACCAG GATAAGAAGGACGATGTCATCGCTGGTGTAAAGTCCATGGCCCTGCGTTTCCCCGACACTTCTCGCCAAGTCATCTCCACTCTTTCCGCTTCATTCGTTTCCCTCCTCACGTTTACTGGCTACATGGCCGGTCTCGGACCGTTGTACTATCTCATCTCTTGCGGTGGTGCCGCCGCACACCTCGCCTGGCAATGCCTATCAGTCAACTTTGACAGCAGACCTGACTGCTGGAAAAAGTTCAGCTCTAACGGATGGCTTGGCGGCTTGATCTGGTCTGGTATCGCGGCAGACTACGTCCAGCAGGTCATGTTTGGTGTGCCCGCTTGA
- a CDS encoding tRNA (adenine(58)-N(1))-methyltransferase non-catalytic subunit TRM6 translates to MTDQQQDVHQSPQLETTASIPALLPQPQQPAAGITAAPENAEATTSEPPSAKRPRKALESSEPITEMILRRLTKIKEGDTVLLRLPSDLVKSVVVQGDSLIQLGKYGAFPASQLIGLHYDITYEIVSSSGSGATTPQPGSLDLSTDETQNKKGNKKSKSKGKEIAAISKNNPGWNNILRPLKRQPVADAVIDDIVETNEFIEDLSETEKTTLSHDEIAELRAQGCTPEEIIQAQIARHEKFGLKTDFSKEKWRRRKEKKFYQTVQPLAPSIPNVLYHYNLRSPQSILHLRDDTLSQLLTMANVRPGGRYLVVDDTGGLITAAVLERMGSEGSILLFNESDSPPAWGILQTMNFSDRELEPIKWLNWLEAEEGYQKPAPPVQDEPPTNPIKAAAKQRKYAAQVAELNNTRNALHLGGWDGLILATTLNPISVVARLTPYLLGSAPIVVYSPYYQVLAELLNWSKKDPNYLNDTLTESWERTYQVLPGRTHPMMTTSATGGYLWSATRVHPSQFQPESHQRFKRRKTGKASGKEQSSSVAKDEETVNQSLEIDPEELANEGE, encoded by the exons ATGACAGATCAGCAACAGGATGTCCACCAATCACCCCAGTTGGAAACAACTGCAAGTATTCCAGCACTTCTGCCACAACCTCAGCAACCTGCCGCCGGGATCACTGCAGCTCCAGAAAATGCCGAAGCTACAACTTCTGAACCACCATCGGCCAAAAGGCCTCGCAAAGCCTTAGAATCCTCGGAACCCATAACCGAAATGATTCTTCGTCGGTTGACTAAAATCAAAGAGGGTGATACCGTCCTTTTGCGACTGCCAAGTGACCTTGTCAAATCCGTCGTTGTTCAAGGAGACAG TCTTATTCAGCTCGGTAAATATGGGGCGTTCCCCGCCTCCCAACTTATTGGTTTGCATTACGACATCACGTACGAAATTGTTTCTAGCAGTGGATCAGGAGCCACCACTCCTCAACCTGGATCTCTTGACCTTTCCACAGACGAAactcaaaacaaaaagggcaacaagaagagtaaaagcaagggcaaggagatTGCAGCGATATCTAAAAATAATCCAGGATGGAATAACATCTTGAGGCCTCTGAAAAGACAGCCTGTGGCGGATGCCGTCATTG ATGACATTGTTGAAACCAACGAATTTATTGAGGATCTTTCAGAAACTGAGAAGACGACGTTGTCTCATGACGAGATTGCGGAACTTCGAGCTCAGGGATGCACGCCAGAAGAAATTATTCAGGCGCAAATCGCACGACACGAGAAATTTGGGCTCAAGACAGATTTCAGCAaagagaaatggagaagacggaaagaaaaaaa ATTTTACCAGACAGTCCAACCCCTCGCCCCTTCTATCCCTAATGTCCTTTACCATTATAATCTTCGATCCCCTCAGTctatcctccatctccgcgATGATACCCTTTCCCAACTTCTCACCATGGCCAATGTCCGGCCTGGAGGGCGTTACCTTGTAGTTGACGACACTGGCGGTTTGATTACCGCTGCCGTGCTGGAACGAATGGGATCCGAAGGAAGTATTCTGTTATTCAATGAGAGCGACAGCCCTCCTGCCTGGGGCATTTTGCAAACTATGAACTTCTCGGATAGGGAGCTGGAGCCGATTAAATGGTTAAACTGgttggaagcagaggaaggataTCAGAAGC CTGCCCCTCCTGTACAAGACGAGCCTCCCACAAACCCTATTAAGGCCGCTGCCAAGCAGCGAAAATATGCTGCTCAGGTAGCCGAACTCAATAATACTCGAAATGCGTTACATTTAGGTGGCTGGGATGG TTTGATCCTTGCAACGACTCTTAATCCCATTTCGGTTGTCGCCCGGCTCACACCATATCTCCTCGGTTCTGCTCCCATTGTAGTCTACTCTCCTTACTACCAAGTCCTGGCTGAGCTTCTCAACTGGTCGAAAAAAGACCCGAACTATCTTAATGACACCCTCACTGAGAGCTGGGAGAGGACATACCAGGTATTGCCTGGCAGGACGCATCCTATGATGACAACCAGTGCCACTGGTGGTTACCTTTGGAGTGCTACCAGAGT TCACCCTTCGCAATTCCAACCAGAATCCCATCAGAGGttcaaaagaagaaaaacaGGCAAGGCTTCAGGGAAAGAGCAGTCAAGCAGTGTGGCTAAAGACGAGGAAACTGTCAACCAGAGCTTGGAAATAGATCCCGAGGAGCTTgcaaatgaaggagaataG